The genome window CCTCGTCGGCGACGGAGAAAATTCCCCGCACCGCATTTCCGCGGATCCCGACCGAGCCAGGGGTCTTGTCGATGAGCCACACCACGAGCGTCTTCTTCAACTTGAGCAGATCGGCGATTTCTCCCGCGATGGCGTGAAAACCATGCGCCAGGTCGCCGTCGAAAATACTGAAGCCGCCGTCCGAGGAATCGTTGCTCGCTTGGGACGAATCGCCGGTTGAATCGGCGGCAGCCACTTGGGCACTTTCATTGCCGCTCGTCCCCTGGGCAGCGCTCGTAGTCTGACCAGGCTGCTTTCGATTGATCGCCACCGGTTTGGTGTCGCTGGCCGCCTCATCGCCGCGGATCGACGCCTCTTTCAACCCACCGTGCGTTTCCGACGAGCGCGCTTGATCGTCACCGGGCCCCGCCGATCCGCAGCCGGCCAAAAGAACCGACGATATTCCAACGGCCAGCAGGCGCAAGAAAACGCGTGTCATGTGTGGAAGCCGCGTCTGATTGCTTGAAAGGAAACGGACTCGGACAATTCGTCGACCTACCTTCCCTTCGGCTGCGTTACTCCCGGAAAATCGTCGCTGCGGAATGGCGAAGCGGGGAGGTCTTCCTTGTTCCAGAGGTTGACGACCGGATAGTTCGCCCAGCCAAAGCGCACGGCGACCGGCTTCGCGACCTGATCGCTGGACACGACGACCGTATCGCCGACGATCTTGGCGTCGGCGTCGTAGAACTTCTTGTCATCGCCCGCGACCGTAAAACCAGTCAGCTTGTCTCCCTTGACAATCAGCCCCGATCCGACGTGCTTGAAATGCACGACTGCTTCGCGACCATCGATCGAGAGACTGTCAAAAATCGGGCCGGAATACTCGACCTTTTCGCCATAGGCAAGCGCTCGCGCCGCCATCGCCAGCCGCTCGCCGACAGGCTGCTTCCGCTTGGGATGAATGTCTTTCTCGTCCCCCACGTCCGTGATCACGGCCATCGCCGCGTTGGGCGATTTGAGCGTGGTGAGCAATTGGGCCTCGCGCAGTTCGGCCCAATCGCTCTCCTGGGGTTCGTGCGCGATGGCCTTGTACGGGGCGAGTTGCACGAACAGGAACGGAAAATCTCCCTGCTTCCAGTCATCTCGCCAAGCCTTAATCATCGCGGGAAACAGCGTCCGGTAATACCAGGCCTGTCCGGAGTTCGATTCGCCTTGATACCAGATCGCCCCGCGGATGCCGAAGGGGATCAGCGGATGGATCATGCCGTTGTAAAGATCGAAATCCCCTTTGCTCTTTTGAGTTCGCGGCATGTCTTTCAGCGCCGGCTCCGCGTCGAAGGCTTCCTTGCTCATCCAACGCTCGGCCGTGGTCCCGCCGACATTGCAATTGATCAACCCGACCGGCACGTTCAACTGCTTTTTGAGGGCGCGGCCAAAGTAATACGCTACGGCAGAAAAGTTGGCGACGGTCTTCGAGTCGCACTCGGCCCATTTCCCTTGTACGTCCGCCGCGGGTGCCGCCGATCGCTGCCGTCGGGTGATCGTGATCAGATGGATTTGCGGATTGGCGGAATTGGCAATCACCTCGGCCGCGTTGGCGGTCCTGCTGAGCGGCAATTCCATGTTCGATTGCCCGCCGGCGATCCACACCTCGCCAACCAGCACATTCTTGGCTTCGATTTTGTTCGTCGGTCCCTCGATCACTAGGTCGAACGGACCGCCCGCCTTCAGCGGCTGTAAATCGACTCGCCAATGACCTAAAAATGAAGTCGTTTCAACTCTTTGGCCGGCGATTGAAACGCTCACTTTCTCGCCATCGTCAGCAGTGCCCCAGACCGGCAGCTTGATGCCTTGTTGGAGGACGGCGTTGTCCGAGAAGAGTCCGTTCGCCGCCACCGTCGCTCGCGCCGTTGCCGGAACAGCGACCAAAATCGAAAAGGCCGCAAGAGAAACGGTCCAAGTCAACGCGGCTATTCGGCGGCAAGTCATGGTGGGATTCTCCTTGCAGTGGGTGGATAGCGAGGCGGGATCGATCGCGATCCGCATTATAGCCGCCGGAGAGTCAGGAGGCAGTAGGCCGACGGCCGGAGGCAAGCGGAAGCACCGCGAAAGCCGGGAGTCAACGCTCGAAAACGGGCCGGGCGGCAGTCCAAAGAAGAAGGGCCGGAAAGCTCGACCGCGGGTACACGGTCTACTGTCTTACGGCCACTAGATGCGGCATCCAGAGGGCCTTGTCGACCAGCTCCAAGAGCACCTGGGGGTCGAATGGCTTGCGGAGATAGTAGGTGCCGCCCGCCTCATGCGACCGCCGGATGATGTCGGGGATTTGCGCCCCTGAGAGGAACATGAACGGCACGTCGAACAATCCCTCCTCGCGCTTGAGCCGCTCGCAAAGCTGCAAACCGCTTTGACCGGCGAGATTGATATCGGAGACTACCAGATCGGGCGTCGTCTGCCGAACACACTCAATCGCACCGTCGGCATCTCGGCAACAATTGCTTATATAGCCGGCGGCGCTCAGCACCGTCGCCAATCCGGCGATGATCTCGGGATCGTCGTCGATCACCAAAACAACCGCCTTGTCTTGAGATTCGATCATCGAATTCATCTTGCGACCGCGTCGAAAAGCCGTCGGTTTCATGGGATGCACACTCGCCGGTTGTCTATACGTTTCCGCCCGATATACAAATCGTCACAAGATCGGCAAATTATTCAAAACGGCCTGACTGAACCCCCTAACAGACAAAGTCATTCCCACCGGAAAATCCGAATCGCTGCACCCAACATCGAATAGAACGCGATAGAATACGTTGTTTGCAAAGTCTGGACAAAGTGCTTTTACGGTCGGCACTGCTTTTCAGCCCTTGAATCTCAAAGCCGCCTCGACATATTCATGCCCCCCGACAATAATCCCCGCCTCCCACTCCCTGGGCCGAACGATTTTGATCTCGCTCCACGCCGTTTGGGCGGCGCGGATCTCGACGGCCTTTCGGGATTGGTCCCTTCTTAGACTCTCGTCCTTGGATTCGAATCGCGGAAGCTGTGCGAGGCCGGCAATTGCTGGCTTGCGCGCTGTGCGCGACATCAGGGAAACGTGGATGCAATCCGCTCCTGACAACCGTCGGTTCAGAGACGGCGCTCGACGCGTCCGACGATTGACGGCGTGCGCCGGCGGAGTGGTGGCGCTTGCCGCGGTGCTACGACTTGCCGTGGCCGCCGACGCGCCACTTCCCGACAATCGCGCGACCAACTCGGGCAAGCCACTCGTCTTCCGTTCGGCCGATTCAGTGTCCCTGGACCGCGACGACTTGGATGCCGCAAAACAGTCGATCGATTGGCCGGCGCTGATTGCCAACCGACCCGACCACTCAGCCGACCAAACGGGCCTTCTGACGCAGATGCACTTCGCGATCGGGGACGGCGCCGCTAACCCGCTGAGGCAACCGCGGTTTGCGGTCGTTGAGCCGACGGCGGCGACGGCGGATACCGTGCCGCCATCCCCGCCGCCCGATCTCACGGCCTCAACGGAATTGGGGCCCATCAACGCGCCGCCAGCAAAGACCCATCCGCAATTCGCGCCGGCAAACGGCCTGCCGAACGGCGTCGTTGAACCGCAGCCCGAGGATTATCCGACTGACGGCGGACCGCCGCAGATGACCCCGCACGGCGATTTACCTGGCGGGATTTGGCCACACGACTATCTTCGGCATCAATTTGCCGAGCCGTTGGTCGGGGCAAGCTGGTGCAACGAACCGTATCACGTCGATTGGTTTCTAGGAATGATTCGCGGCACCGAGATTATCCGGGACCGCATCGATCAGAACGTAGGCGTTGTTGGCGGCGTTCGCCTCGGTTGGGACTACGACTTATATTGGGGCCTGGAAACGCGGCTAGGATTCTCGTCCCTCGAAGACCAGCCAGTCGATGCGCCGCTGGCCGGCAGCGCCGACAAGGTGATCCTCTGGGACTCCAGCCTGCTCTATTATCCCTGGGGCGATTCACGCTGGCGGCCCTACATCAGCCTCGGCTTAGGGCTGTCCGAATTCAGGTTCACCGACGAGTTCGGCGACCAGATTCGCCGCAATCTGCTCGAGCTGCCGTTTGGCGTGGGGCTGAAATACCGCTTGCACGATTGGCTGACGCTGCGGGCCGACGTGACCGACAATCTGGCCTTCGGCTCCTCCGGTCTGGCGACAATGAACAATGTGTCGTTCACGACCGGCATGGAATTCCGCTTCGGCGGCTGCCATCAGAACTACTGGCCCTGGGAACCGGCGTCGGCGCATTGAGAGAGCCGGCCGACGGCCGACTAACGCAGTGTCCGCGCCGTTTAACCGGGAGTCCACGACATACTCAGGGCCTGCAGGGTGTGCGATGCAGCGAATAATCGCTCCATCCGTCAACTCCGCTCCATGCCGCAACGGCTGGCTGGCGGAGTCGCCGAGGCCACGCTAGGTTGTACCAGGAGTGGTTTCTCTTAGTTCTTCGATCGGTCGCGGGCTATGAGCGAGGCAGCCAACACGCAGCACGAGCGGCGGCCGGATCGCTTGGCCGCCGTTATCCCCTGCTATCGCGTGAGCAAGCAGATCGCCGGCGTGCTCCGTGTGATTGGGCCCGAGGTGTGGCGGATTTATTGCGTCGACGATGGCTGCCCGGAGCAAAGCCGGTCGGTGGTCGAGAAGCTTGCCACGGAGGATCCGCGGATTCGCTCGCTGGTGCATGAGCGGAATCAGGGGGTCGGCGCGGCGGTCGTCACTGGCTTCCGGCAAGCCCTGGACGATGGTGCGGAAATGATCGTCAAGCTCGATGGCGACGGGCAGATGGATCCGGCCCGAATTCCCGAACTCATCGCCCCGCTTTGCGCTGGGGAAGCCGACTACGTCAAAGGCAATCGCTTCTACCACTTGGAAAGCCTGCGGGCGATGCCGGTGGCACGCTTGATCGGCAATGCCGGTTTGTCGTTCCTGTCCAAACTTTCGACTGGTTACTGGAACCTGTTCGATCCAACCAACGGTTACACGGCGATCCATGCCGCGGTCGCCCGACGGTTGCCGTTGGGAAAGTTGCAGCGGCGCTATTTTTTCGAGTCGGATATTCTGTTCCGGCTGAACACGCTGCGGGCCGTCGTCTCCGAGGTGCCGATGGAGGCCCGCTATGGCGACGAAGCGAGCAGCCTGAGCCTGATGAAAGCGTTCGTTCAGTTTCCGATCTACCACGCGCGGAATTATCTGAAGCGGATTTTCTATAACTACTTTCTCCGCGGCTTCAGCGCGGCCTCGATCAACCTGGTCATCGGCTTCGCGCTGCTCGTGTTCGGTGTGATCTTCGGGGCGGTGGAATGGATCGTGGGCGCCGAGCGGAACGTGCCCGCCTCAGCGGGAACGGTCATGTTGGCGGCGCTGCCGATCATCATTGGATCGCAGCTCCTACTGAACTTTCTCAGCTTCGACATGGCCAACGTTCCGCGCGAGCCTATTCATCACAAGATTCGGCTCCATGAACGACGAAGTTAAGCGCCTGCTTGCGACCTATCCGCGCGAGCGGCCGCCGCTGCCGCCGAAGCTGCAGGCGATCTACCACGACACGTATGTCTCCAGCCGGGAAGGCCGGACGGTGCTCTATCGGATCACGCAGTCGCTCGAGGCTTGGATGCACCGCCGCGTGGCCGCCGCTTCGGCCGCGGGCCAAACGGTTCTCGAAATCGGTGCCGGCACGCTCAACCACTTGCGCTTCGAGGCAAAGGACGGGACATACGACGTGGTCGAGCCGTATACCGCGCTTTACGAAGGGCGGCCGGAGACGGCACGAGTAAGAGCGTTTTATGCCGACATCGCCGACGTGCCGAGCAGCAATCGCTACGACCGGATCATTTCGATCGCCACGCTGGAGCACGTTCTCGACCTGCCGCGGCTCGTGGCCCAAGCCATGATGCTTTTGACGCCGAACGGCACTTTCACCGCGGGCATCCCGTCGGAAGGCGGATTCCTCTGGGGCTTCGCTTGGCGCTCATCGGTAGGGCTTTCTTTCCGACTGCGCACCGGCTTGAACTACGGCGACCTGATGCGCCATGAACACGTCAATCGTGCGGCCGAGATTGAAGCGATCCTCCGACATTTCTTCGGCAGCGTTCGCATACGACGTTTTCCAATTCCCTCAAGGCAACTCAGCCTCTACACCTTCTTACATTGCGGACAGCCGCACTTCGACCGGTGTCGCGAACTGCTCGGATAGCCCTTAACTCGCGCGGAACATCAGCTTGCCGACCTCCGGGCCGCATTGGGGACACATATAGCGCCGATTGCGCGGCGGGCGGCGGATGCGATCGAATTGCCGGCGGCAGCCAGGGCAAGTCGCCCGCCAGCGCCCAGCCGGCATCTGGACATTGCCACAACGTTCGGGTCGAGCGCCGATCGCGCGGCAAATCTCCCGCCATAGCGGGCCGTGCGCCGCGTCGTGCCCGGCCAGCGCGTGAGCGATCTCATGCAGAATCACGTCGCGAATCCAGGGCTCGTCGTGGGCCACAACAAAACAGGTGGACAGTTCGATCCGCCGCGCCGTATAGCGGCAAAGCCCGAGGCTACGCTGGCGGCGATTGAAGCCGAACTTCCAGTCCCGCAACCCATGCCGGCACATCAATCGTAGCGCGAGCGATTCGACATCCGTCAACGTCATGACAGCGACTCCGATCGCGGACCGAATTAGATCGAGTGGATTCTAGCGAGTGAATAGCCGGCGGAAAAAGATGAATTTCCGGCCCGTTCTGGGCGCTAGCTTGCTCGGGCCGTATATTCCAGCCTGACTCCCGAGAGTGAATACGCACCAGGTCGAACATTACCGTGTCCGAACAGTCATCCGAATTGCGGCTCGCCGCGCTCGCTAAGTCCGCCGCGAGGCGCGAAGCCGGTTTCGCTCTCGCCGCCGGCTTCCTCGGCTGGACGCTCGACGCCTTCGATTTCTTTCTGGTGCCGATCTCCGTGCCGGCCATTGCCAGGGAATTCAACACTAGCGAGGCGACGATCCTGTTCTCCGTGACGCTCACGCTCGTGTTCCGCCCGGTGGGAGCGTTCGTCTTCGGATTGCTGGCCGATCGCTACGGCCGCCGGATTCCGATGATGATCGACTTGGTGTTCTATTCGGCCATCGAGGTGGCCACCGGTTTCGCCCCGAACTTGACCACGTTTCTCATCCTGCGAGCATTGTTCGGGATCGGCATGGGGGGCGAATGGGGAATCGGGGCGTCCCTTGTCATGGAAAAGGTGTCCGCCAAATGGCGCGGCATGCTCAGCGGATTGTTGCAAGAGGGCTATGCCTTCGGTTTCCTGCTCGCGGCGACGGCTGCCCACTTCATGCTCGAGCCGCTAGGCTGGCGGCCGCTGTTCTTCCTCGGCGGATTGCCGGCGCTGCTAGCTTTGTTTATTCGCTTTGCAGTCAAGGAATCGGAGGTTTGGCAGAAGAGCAAGACGGAGAGTTGGTCGCATCTCGGCCGGGCGATCGCCTCGCACTGGAGAATCTGGATCTACCTGACGCTGCTGATGGCGATGATGAACTTCGCCTCGCACGGCACGCAAGACTCGTATCCGACGTTCATGAAAGATTTTCATAAGATGTCGCCTGCGGATTACACGCGCGTCGTGATGATCATGATGGTCGGCGCGATTCTGGGCGGCGTCGTCTTTGGTCTGGCGTCCGACCGCTTCGGCCGCCGGAGGATGATGATTCTCGCCTTCGTCGGGGCCTTCGTCACCGTTCCGCTCTGGGCACTGTCGATGGAAATGAAATGGATCATCGTGGGCGGTTTCCTGATGCAGTTCTTAGTCCAAGGGGCTTGGGGAGTGATCCCGGCCCACATCAGCGAACTCTCGCCCGATCAAGTCCGCGGTTTTTTGCCGGGATTCTCCTACCAATGCGGGAACCTGGTGGCCGCTTCGATCGGATGGCTCCAGGCAAAACTGGCGCCCGAATACGGCTACCCGCATGTGATGGCCATTAGCGCCGGCGTTATCTTCGTCGTGGCGATCTTAGTCACTGCCCTGGGGCGCGAGCGCCGCGGCGTCGTTTTTGGAGACAGTGATTAACCGTTACCCTCGGGCGGCCTGCCCGCGGCGCTTGACCAGAGTGACTTCGTTGCCGGATGCGTTGAACCGAAGGTCATCCATCAGGAGCCGCATCAGCCGCAGGCCGCGGCCGCCATCCAAGCCCTCGGGCGCGCCCTCGAGCAGTGCTTGAGCCCGCGCTACATCGAATCCCGGGCCCTCGTCGGCAACTTTGACCTCCATCTGCTCGGGAGTGATCCGCACGTCCACGCGCACCTTGCGGTCGCGATAAGGCGCCTGCGTGCGCCGCTCTTGGAAGACGTCGGCCGTGGGTTGGGATAGCAGTTTCTCGCGGGCCGCCTCGATTTGCTCACCCGTCAGTTCCAGATTGCCGTGATAGAGCGCGTTGAGAATCGCCTGCTGCATCGCGATTCCGATGCGAAGGCCTTCGTTGTCGTTGCACAATCCCATCCGAAACGCGATTTGCCGAATCAAGTCCACCAGCGGGTCAATCAATGCGGCATCGTTGTTCAGCACGAAAGTGAATTCGGCCCGCGTCTGGCAGGCCACAAGTCGCTCGTAGTTGCGATTCGTCTCGCCAAGCGCCAGGATCTGCGCCACCGTATCCTCGAGCATGTCGGCCAGACGCGACTTGGGCACGTAGCTCGCAGCCCCCCGCTCCAGGGCCTCAATCGACAACGCCTCGCTGCCATGGGCCGTCATTAGGATGACGGGCACTTGCGGGTGACGGATCCCAATTTGCTTCACCAGTTCCAGACCATCCATCTCCGGCATCTGCATGTCGGTGATGACCAGGTCGGCCGGCGATTTGCCGAGGCGCGCGAGCGCTTCGACGCCGTTGGCGGCCGTTTCGGTCTTCCAATTGGTGTTTCCCCGCAACAATCCCACGACCAGGCGACGGTCGATATCGGAATCGTCCACCACAAGTAGCGTCGGCATAGCGGATCTCCCTGTGGAAAATAATGCAAGGGAGCGGCGGCGCGCCGATTTTAAGGCATCGAAGCGGAATAAGCCAGTGGCGGAGCCCGGTTAACATGCTAGATTTTTTGCGGTAGGCTCGGTAGCATGAGTCGTTTGGCCCAATGCAAGCCGGCCACGCTTCGCCGTCGTCGCATTCCACCGTCTAAGCCAGGACTCCGTCGAATATGCCGATTGTCACGTTTGTCAACGAAAAGAAAGAGATCCAAGTGCCCGAGGGGGCCAATCTCCGCAAAGAGGCGATGCGGGCGGGGATCCAGGTCTATTCAGGAATCCACAAGCTCCCGATCGGCAATTGTCACGGGTTGAGCCTGTGCGGATCCTGCCGGGTGTTGGTCACCAAGGGGATCGAAAACGCCAGCCCAATTGGGACGGCCGAGCGGATGCGGCTCAAGGTTTCGATGGCCTATGTCGGCAACGAAGATACGATGCGGTTGTCCTGTCAGACGCAAGTCATGGGCGACATGACGGTCGAGACCCGTCCCGCGCTGAATCTCTACGGCGACAATTTCTTTAGTTAAAGCCCACTTGGCGCCGGCTACCGCCGGAGACAGATGTGAATTTGGCGCCGGCTAACGCCGGACGCGGCCGTGAAACAAATTGTCGCCATCGTGAAGCCGTATCTGGCGGAGAAGGTGCTCGAGGGGCTCAAGCGAGCGCCGCTCGAGGCCTGCAGCGTCCGCGAGGTAAAGGGCTACGGGCGGCAGAAAAGCTATCTCGACCAATATGGCGACAGCGAATACTCGCTCGCCTTCTTGCCCAAGGTCG of Pirellulales bacterium contains these proteins:
- a CDS encoding sialate O-acetylesterase codes for the protein MTCRRIAALTWTVSLAAFSILVAVPATARATVAANGLFSDNAVLQQGIKLPVWGTADDGEKVSVSIAGQRVETTSFLGHWRVDLQPLKAGGPFDLVIEGPTNKIEAKNVLVGEVWIAGGQSNMELPLSRTANAAEVIANSANPQIHLITITRRQRSAAPAADVQGKWAECDSKTVANFSAVAYYFGRALKKQLNVPVGLINCNVGGTTAERWMSKEAFDAEPALKDMPRTQKSKGDFDLYNGMIHPLIPFGIRGAIWYQGESNSGQAWYYRTLFPAMIKAWRDDWKQGDFPFLFVQLAPYKAIAHEPQESDWAELREAQLLTTLKSPNAAMAVITDVGDEKDIHPKRKQPVGERLAMAARALAYGEKVEYSGPIFDSLSIDGREAVVHFKHVGSGLIVKGDKLTGFTVAGDDKKFYDADAKIVGDTVVVSSDQVAKPVAVRFGWANYPVVNLWNKEDLPASPFRSDDFPGVTQPKGR
- a CDS encoding response regulator, with protein sequence MIESQDKAVVLVIDDDPEIIAGLATVLSAAGYISNCCRDADGAIECVRQTTPDLVVSDINLAGQSGLQLCERLKREEGLFDVPFMFLSGAQIPDIIRRSHEAGGTYYLRKPFDPQVLLELVDKALWMPHLVAVRQ
- a CDS encoding outer membrane beta-barrel protein, whose translation is MQSAPDNRRFRDGARRVRRLTACAGGVVALAAVLRLAVAADAPLPDNRATNSGKPLVFRSADSVSLDRDDLDAAKQSIDWPALIANRPDHSADQTGLLTQMHFAIGDGAANPLRQPRFAVVEPTAATADTVPPSPPPDLTASTELGPINAPPAKTHPQFAPANGLPNGVVEPQPEDYPTDGGPPQMTPHGDLPGGIWPHDYLRHQFAEPLVGASWCNEPYHVDWFLGMIRGTEIIRDRIDQNVGVVGGVRLGWDYDLYWGLETRLGFSSLEDQPVDAPLAGSADKVILWDSSLLYYPWGDSRWRPYISLGLGLSEFRFTDEFGDQIRRNLLELPFGVGLKYRLHDWLTLRADVTDNLAFGSSGLATMNNVSFTTGMEFRFGGCHQNYWPWEPASAH
- a CDS encoding glycosyltransferase, which translates into the protein MSEAANTQHERRPDRLAAVIPCYRVSKQIAGVLRVIGPEVWRIYCVDDGCPEQSRSVVEKLATEDPRIRSLVHERNQGVGAAVVTGFRQALDDGAEMIVKLDGDGQMDPARIPELIAPLCAGEADYVKGNRFYHLESLRAMPVARLIGNAGLSFLSKLSTGYWNLFDPTNGYTAIHAAVARRLPLGKLQRRYFFESDILFRLNTLRAVVSEVPMEARYGDEASSLSLMKAFVQFPIYHARNYLKRIFYNYFLRGFSAASINLVIGFALLVFGVIFGAVEWIVGAERNVPASAGTVMLAALPIIIGSQLLLNFLSFDMANVPREPIHHKIRLHERRS
- a CDS encoding methyltransferase domain-containing protein, yielding MNDEVKRLLATYPRERPPLPPKLQAIYHDTYVSSREGRTVLYRITQSLEAWMHRRVAAASAAGQTVLEIGAGTLNHLRFEAKDGTYDVVEPYTALYEGRPETARVRAFYADIADVPSSNRYDRIISIATLEHVLDLPRLVAQAMMLLTPNGTFTAGIPSEGGFLWGFAWRSSVGLSFRLRTGLNYGDLMRHEHVNRAAEIEAILRHFFGSVRIRRFPIPSRQLSLYTFLHCGQPHFDRCRELLG
- a CDS encoding SprT-like domain-containing protein, whose amino-acid sequence is MTLTDVESLALRLMCRHGLRDWKFGFNRRQRSLGLCRYTARRIELSTCFVVAHDEPWIRDVILHEIAHALAGHDAAHGPLWREICRAIGARPERCGNVQMPAGRWRATCPGCRRQFDRIRRPPRNRRYMCPQCGPEVGKLMFRAS
- a CDS encoding MFS transporter; translation: MSEQSSELRLAALAKSAARREAGFALAAGFLGWTLDAFDFFLVPISVPAIAREFNTSEATILFSVTLTLVFRPVGAFVFGLLADRYGRRIPMMIDLVFYSAIEVATGFAPNLTTFLILRALFGIGMGGEWGIGASLVMEKVSAKWRGMLSGLLQEGYAFGFLLAATAAHFMLEPLGWRPLFFLGGLPALLALFIRFAVKESEVWQKSKTESWSHLGRAIASHWRIWIYLTLLMAMMNFASHGTQDSYPTFMKDFHKMSPADYTRVVMIMMVGAILGGVVFGLASDRFGRRRMMILAFVGAFVTVPLWALSMEMKWIIVGGFLMQFLVQGAWGVIPAHISELSPDQVRGFLPGFSYQCGNLVAASIGWLQAKLAPEYGYPHVMAISAGVIFVVAILVTALGRERRGVVFGDSD
- a CDS encoding response regulator is translated as MPTLLVVDDSDIDRRLVVGLLRGNTNWKTETAANGVEALARLGKSPADLVITDMQMPEMDGLELVKQIGIRHPQVPVILMTAHGSEALSIEALERGAASYVPKSRLADMLEDTVAQILALGETNRNYERLVACQTRAEFTFVLNNDAALIDPLVDLIRQIAFRMGLCNDNEGLRIGIAMQQAILNALYHGNLELTGEQIEAAREKLLSQPTADVFQERRTQAPYRDRKVRVDVRITPEQMEVKVADEGPGFDVARAQALLEGAPEGLDGGRGLRLMRLLMDDLRFNASGNEVTLVKRRGQAARG
- a CDS encoding 2Fe-2S iron-sulfur cluster-binding protein; amino-acid sequence: MPIVTFVNEKKEIQVPEGANLRKEAMRAGIQVYSGIHKLPIGNCHGLSLCGSCRVLVTKGIENASPIGTAERMRLKVSMAYVGNEDTMRLSCQTQVMGDMTVETRPALNLYGDNFFS
- a CDS encoding P-II family nitrogen regulator is translated as MKQIVAIVKPYLAEKVLEGLKRAPLEACSVREVKGYGRQKSYLDQYGDSEYSLAFLPKVEINLWVDDSRAEEIIRRIVEVARTGRMGDGKIFVLPASEVDSSFPAS